The sequence GGTTTACTGCATACTTAACCGGACGGGCTTTTCTGTTACTGAAAGTAAGTTGTAATGCAACCCAGAAGTGGATAATTACCGCGACTTTTAAACCCCATGCCACAAGCTGGATCAGTTCGTTGTGGGCCATGAAATCCGCGTAGGTGTTGAAGCCTTCCCCGTTGTCATTGAGCAGCAGCTGAAGATTACCTACAAGATGCACAATAACAAAACTACAAAGGAACAGGCCGGTAGCACCCACTAATAATTTTTTACCGATAGAGGTATTAAAAAACTGTGACCACTTCATAAGTAAAATTAGCTTCCTTAAAAGATGATATGATAATTATTCGAATATATCGCGCAAAGTTAAAGCGGGAAAAATAAAAACCAAATGATATTTCTCATATTTCGCGTGGATCAAAACCTCATTGGTGCTCATATCCAATGAGGTAGGGAAAAGAGTTTTCTCACCCGACACAAGGTCACGTGGAATTTTTGAATTACCCTGATACGATGACTATTCCAACCTGCGCATCATCAGGTTATCGATCTCATTGAAAATATGCTGGGGCTGATAAGGCCGCCATTTCTCAACATCCAGCAGATGTACATAGTTGTCCAGATGTGCTTTCTCAAACTCCTGCCGGGTCTGTACCGGCATATTCATCGCCACTATCCACCCACCGTCGTCTTTTATATCATCCCACCACTCTTCATAATAACAATCATCAGAGGAGTGAAAGTTCATTACATTCTCAGTAATTAATAGAAATTTTCTGATTCCTGTGGCAATCATCACATCTATAATGTCCCTTTTCAGGGTCATTATATCATTTTCAATGGCGTCATTCCACTCTCCCAATAGCTCTATTATGACGTAATTGAACTGATAATCAGCATATAGGACTTTCATATACAGGTTCCTGGAACCGAATTCATCCCACTGAGGGTGAACATAATAATTATATACTGTGTTCGAAAAGGTGAATTCACTGTACTCTCTTCCATAGAAAGGAGAGCTTTCATCCTCCTCGGCACTATATAAATGTCGCCAGTTGTAAAATGGTTCTATCTCGTGCATGGGCTATTTTCCTGAAATTAGTGTTTTCACAAATTTCAGGAAAAAACTGCAATTATTAACGGTAGTCCTCCATTGCTTTTTTCACACTGCCAGCTTTCAACAATAACGCCTTCGCCTGCTCATAATCACTGAGGTTCAACTGTCCCATCAGCATTCTCACCCCTCTATCCACCAGTTTATCATTCGTCAGCTGCATATTTACCATCTTATTATCCTCTACACGTCCCAGTTGTATCATCACCGCCGTCGAAATCATATTCAACACCAGCTTTTGCGCCGTTCCACTCTTCATACGGGTGCTCCCTGTCACAAATTCAGGCCCTACCACCACCTCGATCGGGTAATCTGCCGCTGCTGATAAGGGTGCACCAGCATTACAACAAATACTCCCTGTCACTATTCCCGCCTCCCGGCATTGATTCAATGCACCTATTACATAAGGGGTGGTGCCGCTCGCCGCAATCCCTACCACCACATCTTTTTCGGAAATATTATGTGCTAAAAGATCTTTCCATCCCTGCTGCGTATCATCCTCTGCAAACTCCACTGCCTTGCGTATGGCCGCATCTCCCCCTGCAATCAACCCGATCACCAACCCAAATGGCACTCCAAATGTAGGTGGGCACTCACTCGCATCTACAATACCCAGTCTGCCGCTGGTACCGGCGCCCATATAAAATAACCGGCCACCAGCCAGCATCTTATCGGCAATCACCGTCACCAGGTTCTCTATCTGAGGAAGCGCTTTTTCAACAGCCTGGGGTACAGTTTTATCCTCTTGGTTTATATTACTCAGGATATCCTGCACACTCATCTTCTCCAGATGTCTATAGTGTGAAGGTTGTTCAGTGGTTCTCTGAAAAGACATTTTCGATTGATAGATTTTAAATTTGATGATACTCCAGCAACCCTTCCATAGGGCTCCGTAATATCCTTC is a genomic window of Chitinophaga sp. LS1 containing:
- the murQ gene encoding N-acetylmuramic acid 6-phosphate etherase, with the protein product MSFQRTTEQPSHYRHLEKMSVQDILSNINQEDKTVPQAVEKALPQIENLVTVIADKMLAGGRLFYMGAGTSGRLGIVDASECPPTFGVPFGLVIGLIAGGDAAIRKAVEFAEDDTQQGWKDLLAHNISEKDVVVGIAASGTTPYVIGALNQCREAGIVTGSICCNAGAPLSAAADYPIEVVVGPEFVTGSTRMKSGTAQKLVLNMISTAVMIQLGRVEDNKMVNMQLTNDKLVDRGVRMLMGQLNLSDYEQAKALLLKAGSVKKAMEDYR